One window of Theropithecus gelada isolate Dixy chromosome 4, Tgel_1.0, whole genome shotgun sequence genomic DNA carries:
- the ZSCAN16 gene encoding zinc finger and SCAN domain-containing protein 16 isoform X1: protein MTTALEPEERKGLPIIKAEDHYWGQDSSSPKCSPHRRELCRQHFRKLCYQDAPGPREALTQLWELCRQWLRPECHTKEQILDLLVLEQFLSILPKDLQAWVQAHHPETGEEAVTVLEDLERELDEPGKQVPGNSERQDILMDKLAPLGRPYESLTVQLHPKKTQLEQEAGKPQRNGDKTRTKNEELFQKEDMPKDKEFLGEINDRLNKDTPQHPKSKDIMENEGRSEWQQRERRRYKCDECGKSFSHSSDLSKHRRTHTGEKPYKCDECGKAFIQRSHLIGHHRVHTGVKPYKCKECGKDFSGRTGLIQHQRIHTGEKPYECDECGRPFRVSSALIRHQRIHTANKLY, encoded by the exons ATGACCACAGCCCTGGAACCTGAGGAACGAAAAGGACTTCCGATAATTAAGGCAGAAGACCATTACTGGGGACAGGATTCCAGCTCACCAAAGTGCAGTCCTCACAGGAGGGAACTCTGTAGAcagcacttcaggaagctctGCTATCAGGATGCACCTGGACCCCGTGAAGCTCTTACCCAGCTGTGGGAGCTCTGCCGTCAGTGGTTGAGGCCAGAATGCCACACCAAGGAGCAGATTTTAGACCTGCTGGTGCTAGAACAGTTCCTGAGCATTCTTCCTAAAGACCTGCAAGCATGGGTGCAGGCACACCATCCAGAGACTGGAGAGGAGGCAGTGACTGTGCTGGAGGATCTGGAGAGAGAGCTTGATGAACCTGGAAAGCAG GTCCCAGGCAATTCAGAGAGACAGGACATACTCATGGACAAGTTGGCCCCCTTGGGAAGGCCATATGAATCACTGACTGTCCAGCTCCATCCCAAGAAGACCCAACTGGAGCAGGAAGCTGGGAAACCACAAAGGAATG GTGATAAAACTAGGACTAAGAATGAAGAGTTGTTCCAGAAGGAAGATATGCCCAAAGACAAGGAATTCCTTGGGGAGATAAATGACAGACTGAACAAAGATACTCCTCAGCATCCTAAGTCCAAAGATATTATGGAAAATGAGGGCAGATCAGAATGGCAACAGAGGGAAAGAAGACGATATAAATGTGATGAATGTGGGAAAAGTTTCAGTCATAGCTCAGACCTTAGTAAACACAggagaactcacactggagagaagccctataAATGTGACGAGTGTGGAAAAGCCTTCATTCAGCGCTCACATCTCATTGGACATCATAGAGTACACACTGGAGtaaaaccctataaatgtaaagaatgtgggaaagaTTTCAGTGGGCGCACAGGTCTTATTCAACATCAGAGAATCCACACAGgtgaaaaaccctatgaatgtgaTGAGTGTGGAAGACCTTTCCGAGTAAGTTCAGCTCTTATTAGACATCAAAGAATTCATACAGCAAATAAACTCTACTAA
- the ZSCAN16 gene encoding zinc finger and SCAN domain-containing protein 16 isoform X2 encodes MTTALEPEERKGLPIIKAEDHYWGQDSSSPKCSPHRRELCRQHFRKLCYQDAPGPREALTQLWELCRQWLRPECHTKEQILDLLVLEQFLSILPKDLQAWVPGNSERQDILMDKLAPLGRPYESLTVQLHPKKTQLEQEAGKPQRNGDKTRTKNEELFQKEDMPKDKEFLGEINDRLNKDTPQHPKSKDIMENEGRSEWQQRERRRYKCDECGKSFSHSSDLSKHRRTHTGEKPYKCDECGKAFIQRSHLIGHHRVHTGVKPYKCKECGKDFSGRTGLIQHQRIHTGEKPYECDECGRPFRVSSALIRHQRIHTANKLY; translated from the exons ATGACCACAGCCCTGGAACCTGAGGAACGAAAAGGACTTCCGATAATTAAGGCAGAAGACCATTACTGGGGACAGGATTCCAGCTCACCAAAGTGCAGTCCTCACAGGAGGGAACTCTGTAGAcagcacttcaggaagctctGCTATCAGGATGCACCTGGACCCCGTGAAGCTCTTACCCAGCTGTGGGAGCTCTGCCGTCAGTGGTTGAGGCCAGAATGCCACACCAAGGAGCAGATTTTAGACCTGCTGGTGCTAGAACAGTTCCTGAGCATTCTTCCTAAAGACCTGCAAGCATGG GTCCCAGGCAATTCAGAGAGACAGGACATACTCATGGACAAGTTGGCCCCCTTGGGAAGGCCATATGAATCACTGACTGTCCAGCTCCATCCCAAGAAGACCCAACTGGAGCAGGAAGCTGGGAAACCACAAAGGAATG GTGATAAAACTAGGACTAAGAATGAAGAGTTGTTCCAGAAGGAAGATATGCCCAAAGACAAGGAATTCCTTGGGGAGATAAATGACAGACTGAACAAAGATACTCCTCAGCATCCTAAGTCCAAAGATATTATGGAAAATGAGGGCAGATCAGAATGGCAACAGAGGGAAAGAAGACGATATAAATGTGATGAATGTGGGAAAAGTTTCAGTCATAGCTCAGACCTTAGTAAACACAggagaactcacactggagagaagccctataAATGTGACGAGTGTGGAAAAGCCTTCATTCAGCGCTCACATCTCATTGGACATCATAGAGTACACACTGGAGtaaaaccctataaatgtaaagaatgtgggaaagaTTTCAGTGGGCGCACAGGTCTTATTCAACATCAGAGAATCCACACAGgtgaaaaaccctatgaatgtgaTGAGTGTGGAAGACCTTTCCGAGTAAGTTCAGCTCTTATTAGACATCAAAGAATTCATACAGCAAATAAACTCTACTAA
- the ZSCAN16 gene encoding zinc finger and SCAN domain-containing protein 16 isoform X3, with the protein MTTALEPEERKGLPIIKAEDHYWGQDSSSPKCSPHRRELCRQHFRKLCYQDAPGPREALTQLWELCRQWLRPECHTKEQILDLLVLEQFLSILPKDLQAWVQAHHPETGEEAVTVLEDLERELDEPGKQVPGNSERQDILMDKLAPLGRPYESLTVQLHPKKTQLEQEAGKPQRNGCLLLKHTIGPVCVLFVCYR; encoded by the exons ATGACCACAGCCCTGGAACCTGAGGAACGAAAAGGACTTCCGATAATTAAGGCAGAAGACCATTACTGGGGACAGGATTCCAGCTCACCAAAGTGCAGTCCTCACAGGAGGGAACTCTGTAGAcagcacttcaggaagctctGCTATCAGGATGCACCTGGACCCCGTGAAGCTCTTACCCAGCTGTGGGAGCTCTGCCGTCAGTGGTTGAGGCCAGAATGCCACACCAAGGAGCAGATTTTAGACCTGCTGGTGCTAGAACAGTTCCTGAGCATTCTTCCTAAAGACCTGCAAGCATGGGTGCAGGCACACCATCCAGAGACTGGAGAGGAGGCAGTGACTGTGCTGGAGGATCTGGAGAGAGAGCTTGATGAACCTGGAAAGCAG GTCCCAGGCAATTCAGAGAGACAGGACATACTCATGGACAAGTTGGCCCCCTTGGGAAGGCCATATGAATCACTGACTGTCCAGCTCCATCCCAAGAAGACCCAACTGGAGCAGGAAGCTGGGAAACCACAAAGGAATG GCTGTTTGCTTCTCAAACATACAATAGGACCCGTTTGTGTACTGTTTGTTTGTTACAGGTGA